One Penicillium oxalicum strain HP7-1 chromosome III, whole genome shotgun sequence genomic region harbors:
- a CDS encoding 4-nitrophenylphosphatase → MTSSRKLCTPNDYAEILSRYDTWLFDCDGVIWSGDDAIEGASQAIEFLRKNEKKIIFVTNNAARSRKMLKKKFDRLGFAASEDEIVSSAFAAAAYLKEVLKFPADRKVFVMGMEGIEAELDAVNIKRRGGTDPEDNKFLPANDYSSLVQENSIDPSVGAVVCGFDMNMNYGKLCKAFKYLTRDGAQGPVLAGETGGGCHFILTNDDQVVPALGELWPGSGSLATPLIASTKRDPIIVGKPHAPMLDTVKSLYNIDLSRSIFVGDNLHTDIQFAKDGNMDSLLVLTGVTKEEDCRTEGIWPSFIIQGISNIPMAEKAQSRTTAMSVQGTSAVHASL, encoded by the exons ATGACATCGTCTCGAAAACTATGCACGCCCAATGATTATGCCGAAATCCTGTCTCGGTATGACACTTGGCTCTTTGACTGCGACGGGGTGATATGGTCTGGCGACGATGCCATTGAAGGAGCCAGTCAGGCAATCGAGTTTCTgagaaagaatgaaaagaagatcaTATTTGTCACCAACAATGCTGCACGAAGTCGAAAGATGCTGAAAAAGAAGTTTGACAGACTGGGATTCGCAGCCAGTGAG GATGAAATTGTATCCAGTGCTTTTGCCGCCGCGGCTTATCTCAAAGAAGTGTTGAAGTTTCCTGCTGATCGCAAGGTGTTCGTTATGGGAATGGAAGGGATCGAGGCGGAGCTAGATGCTGTCAATATCAAGCGACGTGGAGGAACAGATCCAGAAGACAACAAGTTTCTCCCTGCAAACGACTATTCTTCCCTCGTGCAAGAGAACTCGATCGATCCCAGTGTTGGTGCAGTGGTATGCGGATTTGACATGAACATGAACTACGGCAAACTTTGCAAAGCATTTAAATACTTGACGCGCGACGGAGCGCAAGGACCGGTTCTTGCAGGAGAGACTGGAGGAGGCTGTCATTTCATCTTGACCAACGACGATCAAGTGGTTCCAGCTTTAGGAGAACTATGGCCAG GTTCTGGCTCTCTGGCTACGCCATTGATTGCCTCCACGAAGCGCGATCCGATAATTGTTGGCAAACCGCACGCGCCCATGCTCGACACTGTCAAGTCACTTTACAACATTGACTTGAGCCGGTCGATATTTGTGGGCGACAATCTCCACACAGATATACAGTTTGCGAAAGACGGTAATATGGATTCTCTCCTTGTTCTGACGGGCGTCACCAAAGAGGAGGACTGCCGAACCGAAGGCATATGGCCGTCCTTTATCATCCAGGGCATCAGCAACATACCAATGGCGGAAAAAGCCCAGTCGAGGACTACAGCCATGAGCGTCCAGGGGACGAGTGCCGTGCATGCATCGCTATAG